taaggaggaacacagtctgatgctcttcaacgtttaaggaggaacacagtctgatgctcttcaaAGTTTAAGGAGGAAGACAGTCTGATGCTCTTCTACGTTTGGGAAGGaacacagtctgatgctcttcaacgtttaaggaggaacacagtctgatgctcttcaacGTTTAAGGAGGAAGacagtctgatgctcttcaacGTTTGGGGAGGaacacagtctgatgctcttcaaAGTTTAAGGAGGAAGacagtctgatgctcttcaacgtttaaggaggaacacagtctgatgctcttcaacGTTTGGGGAGGaacacagtctgatgctcttcaacGTTTGGGGAGGaacacagtctgatgctcttcaacGTTTGGGGAGGaacacagtctgatgctcttcaacGTTTGGGGAGGaacacagtctgatgctcttcTATGTTTAAGGAGGaacacagtctgatgctcttcTATGTTTAAGGAGGaacacagtctgatgctcttcTATGTTTAAGGAGGaacacagtctgatgctcttcaacgtttaaggaggaacacagtctgatgctcttcaaAGTTTAAGGAGGAAGacagtctgatgctcttcaacgtttaaggaggaacacagtctgatgctcttcaacatttaaggaggaacacagtctgatgctcttcaacgtttaaggaggaacacagtctgatgctcttcaacGACTCCTAAAGACTCTACGAATGTTTGGAGGTGGAAACCTGAATATCagagtggagctgctggttaATGGAGCTTCTGGCATTTCTTCACGCTTCTCTACAAATATTCAGGTTCACTTTCAGTCGCGGAACAAAATGAGAAATTAAAAATCAGATGGCAGAACTGTAACATCATGCACTGGAGATTAGCTGCTGTgatccaccccctcctcctcttcctcttccacctccccttcctcctcgtcctctccctcctctttctcctccacctcctcctcttccacctcctctccgtcctcttcctcctccacatcctccacctccacctcctcctcctttcctcttccacctccacctcctcctcttccacctcctcctcctccacctcctcctcctcttcctcttccacctcctcctctccctccaccttctccacctcctcctcttccacctcctcctctccctccaccttctccacctcctcctcttccacctcctctccctcctcctcctccacctcctcctcgccccccccccccccccccccccccccccccccccccccccacctgaggTGTCACGACCAACTTGTTGAGGTGCACATCACCTCCTACTGACCTGGAGTGTTTACACAGTTTGACAGGACCAACTGTTCTGAACACAGGAGACGTGAGCGATGTGATGGAAACGTCCTCATGtttcttccctttttaaaaCTGAATTTGATCTTTTTCAGCAGTTGAACACGTTTCCGCTCTTCTCCCAGCAGgcgtcgctctgctgctcctgtcctcacggGTGCTGCCATGAGCTCCGCCACCGTTTCAAAGCTCCTGGCAGAGAAGCTATGGAGgaatctaaaaaataaaacaaggtcaGACATTGGGGAGAAAAGGTCACCTGATCCTCAGTTGCACATTCACGGTGCAGCGACAGGAAATGGCTACTCAGGCCACGCCTCTCCAGCCCTTTCATAACAGCAACATCAGATCTGAAAGCCATAAAACTGACTCTGCCTTTATCCATCCAGTCTGTTTCTGTGGCCGCATCATGTGTTTAACTCAGTTCTGAACAACCTTGAACACATCAGACCACCCAGgcctccctcacctgtccaagCCCACAGCTTTCGTCTCTGATGATTGTTTCTAAGGACTCCTGGCTTCTGCTTTGACTCGATGTCCAGAATGAGCCggcagcgccctctgctggtgggcTACAGCAACAAAATGAGCTCTGACTTCCCCAGAATCTAGCTCAACCAGTTCTTTAAAGACAAAGATCTCCTCAAACACATTTGTCAGGTTGAATTGGGTCATTTTATGACGTTCACCCTCCCAACTCCTCAGTTGTCGACAACCTCACGACCTTTCATTTTTCAGATGAAACTGTCGTGGCTGAACTTCTTCACCGTGCTTCAGGTTCCTTCTCGTCAGTTTTAAAAGCCTCCGCTGTCGtcaggggagaagaagaagaaaagcggaGATGTTTTAAAAGCCCAGATGAGCCGTCGGCTCCATTTAGAACCCATTCAGACACGTGCACGTGGTTCTTCTGTGTATGATTCTGCCTGCTCCTGTGTTTCTGAAAGCTTCTTTTGAACAGAAATCCACCAGTAGATGTGCTTTAAAATCAATTTCTACCTTTTTATATAGGTTGCACTGCCACGAATGGGCAACCCactattttttaaatttcatttactgattattttcatttctttaatcAACAGAAACTCTTGTGTTGAAATCATCTGCACTTGATCGCCTTtagaagctccagagaaacTTAAATCATTGCATATCAAGCTGCAATTTAGGTGCTTTTAATGCATAGAACAGAATATTGTGTATGAAGTAGATTAGAAAACACTTGTTCAGGTGCTGAGAggaaaaagtatttttatttaaacactAATTTATTTAGATTCAAGGCATGATTGTCCAGATGAGCTGGTTGGTGAATGTGTTGAGTTTTGATGACGATCCTGAATGAAAAGACACTTAATACTGTCAAATACGAGAGATGGGATGAAAAACAGTCAGCTCAGTTGATTGTATAGTGTTTTAGTGAATGCTCGATACAAAAATGGAATCAAATAAATGCagattttgtcattattttgagAATTCACACATGGTTAAACTGCAGTAAAAACTTACACCACATGAACATCCGAcatgtgattaaaaacacacgGTTAGCCGTTTTATCTGTATTTACATGATACATTTGAATTTGGTGAGTTGTATGTGTGTTGTCTGAATATGATGATGGACAAGCTAATCTAAAGCTGTAGGTTAACAGAGTCGAAGATGGCAGAAACAGAATGCGTGCTTGTTCTTTAGCATTCTAGCGCGCTAATATTTGCCAAGCAAAGCACACAATGTCCATCTGATGTTGAAAATGTCATCACGTTTGTCACAGTTCTATTGTCAGGAAGGATGTCAACATGTGCAGCTCGGAGGAGTCTTGTCTAGCACATTATTTACACAGGAGTCATGATGGACCGGTCCAACGATTAGCACAACACGGATACCATCAATAAACAGCACCAGAGCACATCTGTCATCGCTCTGCTTAAACATTCAATTGATTTCTGCAAATGTTTGATCAAGCTGAACAAAAGTCTGGATTAGGAACAAATGAAAGTGCTCCTGTCCTCATCGGCTACGGTGACCCTTTCGGTTATTTGTCCGCTGACTTCCTCCTGCTCCGTCACGGGTTCGTTGCTTTCACGGGAGGAGTCCTTGATCACGCTGTAATACATCGGCACCCGGAATTCTGCCACCTTCTCCTCGTGCTGCCAGTCGCACTTGCAGAAGTTTTGGAACGCCCCCCGAAACTTCTGAGACATGAGGTTGTAGATGATGGGGTTGATGGCGCTGTTGGTGTAGATGCACATCCGACAGAAGAGCAGGAACCAGGTGTTGTGGTACGGCGGGTTGAGGAAGGAGTTGACCACCACCAGCGTTCGGTaaggcagccagagcagggCGAAGAGGACGACCACGACCAACAACATCTTTGTGATCTGTGGGACGGACACAGGAGCAACAAGTGCGCATTAATCTGGAGTTTCATTTCTACTAAACCATCAAAAAGAGCTGTTGGCTCACTCAGGCGACACCAAACTTCCTGATATTAGTACACTAACATGCTGTAGTTGCCATCAGAGCAAGTCTGTCCACCTTTAATCAGTCACATTAGTCTGCGTGTCAAGTTTAGGCCTCTGCTCAATGCTAATGTGTTAATAATGGAGCAGAGAGGCTAGTGCTCATTTTGGTGATTTCAACCTTGAAAAacaatatatatacatatatatatattcatagTGTTGCTGAATATTGTAGCTAGTATCCATGGAGACCACACCAGATCCATCAATAATTCAGAAATGCTTCCGTCTGGACCAGTATAAACTGGAACCGTTGTCACATCTGCAATGAGctttcattaaaatgatgcaGGCTTTTACTGTATAGTGAGCATTAAATACCACAAAGCTCCTGTTTCCTGGTACCTGCTTCCTTGCAAAGATTGCCCCTTTGTTGcccctgttggtgctgctggtgtgacCCTGGTGGACGGagcctcccccctctctgtcgCTGAGGTGCGAGGGCAGAGGGCTCATGAATAAAATCCTGGCGATGAGCCCGTAAAGCACGGTGGCCACGGTGAGCGGGATCACATAGAACAAGGTAAAATCCAGGAAATAGATGGGCATGTAGAGACTCCTGGACACCCGGTAGCCACAGGTGACCACGACGCCGTTGGTGTAGACGGTCTCATCGGTGTCCACCAAGAACAACCACATAATGCAGTAGAGTGAGGTGAAGACCCAGACCCCCGCGATGATCCTCTTGGCCCTGGAAACGGTGCATAAGAACTGGGCCTTGATGGAGTGACAGATGGCGATGTAGCGTTCGATGGTGAAGGCCGTGATGGAGCAGGACGACACGTTGATGCCCAGATACTGAAGGTAGGTGATGCACAAGCATCCCGTGTATCCGTATATCCAGAAGGCCACCACGTCTGAGATGTTGGGCAGCCCCGCCGCCACCAGCACGATGAGGTCGGCAGCAGCCAGGCTGACCAGGTAGCAGTTGGTGGGCGTCACCATGTGTTTGGTgcgcagcaccaccagcaccaccatgaTGTTCCCACCAATCCCCACCACGCAGATGAGGACGGTCAGGAATATGGTTACGACCTGCTGCTCG
This genomic window from Takifugu rubripes chromosome 3, fTakRub1.2, whole genome shotgun sequence contains:
- the LOC101063787 gene encoding thyrotropin-releasing hormone receptor-like — its product is MEHTTAFQRVAQVGNLTEMPLNPLEQQVVTIFLTVLICVVGIGGNIMVVLVVLRTKHMVTPTNCYLVSLAAADLIVLVAAGLPNISDVVAFWIYGYTGCLCITYLQYLGINVSSCSITAFTIERYIAICHSIKAQFLCTVSRAKRIIAGVWVFTSLYCIMWLFLVDTDETVYTNGVVVTCGYRVSRSLYMPIYFLDFTLFYVIPLTVATVLYGLIARILFMSPLPSHLSDREGGGSVHQGHTSSTNRGNKGAIFARKQITKMLLVVVVLFALLWLPYRTLVVVNSFLNPPYHNTWFLLFCRMCIYTNSAINPIIYNLMSQKFRGAFQNFCKCDWQHEEKVAEFRVPMYYSVIKDSSRESNEPVTEQEEVSGQITERVTVADEDRSTFICS